In Erigeron canadensis isolate Cc75 chromosome 7, C_canadensis_v1, whole genome shotgun sequence, one DNA window encodes the following:
- the LOC122606471 gene encoding uncharacterized protein LOC122606471, translating to MAKIIVLGSYNMMHSTLGFSKNLPMLHMMINKSTNYSLGIQGQTPIGGVGSFRLARRGFSVYSVHPGNPPPPSPTGDSWQQWIFGIITTIIVPFLTTKWSKLLKIKDEVDTVIEETEKVVDCVEEVAETVDKVAKDVEGTLPQDGKWRKAAVFVERLAEEISKEAHLVDDFLHEVEEVEEKVELLWDSNKDESKIVHHEKSS from the exons ATGGCGAAAATAATTGTTCTTGGTTCTTATAATATGATGCATAGTACTCTTGGATTCTCTAAGAATTTGCCGATGCTCCATATGATGATTAATAAGAGCACAAATTATTCCTTAGGCATCCAAGGCCAGACACCAATTGGCGGTGTTGGATCTTTCCGCCTAGCACGAAGAGGCTTTTCTGTCTATAGCGTTCATCCTGGAAATCCTCCCCCACCTTCTCCCACTGGTGACTCCTG GCAACAATGGATTTTTGGAATAATAACAACGATAATTGTCCCATTTTTAACTACAAAGTGGagcaaacttttaaaaattaaag ATGAAGTTGATACGGTGATTGAGGAGACAGAAAAAGTAGTAGATTGTGTTGAGGAAGTGGCGGAGACGGTGGACAAAGTGGCAAAAGACGTGGAAGGTACTCTTCCTCAAGATGGAAAATGGAGAAAAGCGGCCGTATTTGTGGAACGTTTGGCAGAGGAAATATCAAAAGAAGCTCACTTAGTTGATGATTTTCTTCATGAG GTTGAAGAAGTAGAAGAGAAGGTGGAGTTGTTGTGGGACTCCAACAAAGATGAAAGCAAAATTGTGCATCATGAGAAAAGTTCATGA
- the LOC122609120 gene encoding RING-H2 finger protein ATL54-like, translating to MNNRKLLQELNSNNQNSTCYDCGPTCPYKCSYPEYYWPPQPPPLPPQTTHISPYVIIIVALLGSAFLFISYYLIMVRCCTRFRRSTQFSSELEEFSDQDHTGEVDNPIWYITTIGLQPSVINTISVIKFKKDDSLIDGTDCSVCLSEFQDDDMLRLLPKCNHAFHIPCIDTWLRSHTNCPLCRAGVLSNSLSAVLSPDDRSFSRRTGSNRLTTYQIENDSDLDRNHVQESSEVFEDIDDSKSEYESVTAGGRSFSMDYSTAVDAEIVVGEVEGFIGDSPRVTVAQWLIKLVIVNPSATLCDMDTATATPPHEKWVSWASSIFGLDLLKAQRSPLGISLLIIVSSTFLLRMNSLSDMSIEASKNSIPSSLQLM from the exons ATGAACAACCGAAAACTTCTCCAAGAACTAAATTCCAACAACCAAAACTCAACATGTTATGATTGTGGTCCAACATGTCCATACAAATGTAGCTACCCTGAATACTACTGGCCGCCACAACCGCCGCCATTACCACCACAAACCACCCATATATCACCTTATGTTATCATCATTGTAGCCTTGCTTGGAAGtgcttttctttttataagCTACTACCTTATTATGGTAAGATGTTGTACACGTTTTCGACGATCCACACAATTCTCAAGTGAATTAGAAGAGTTTTCGGATCAAGATCACACGGGTGAAGTTGATAATCCTATTTGGTACATCACTACCATTGGGCTTCAACCTTCGGTGATTAACACAATTAGCGTGATCAAGTTTAAAAAAGACGATAGTTTGATAGATGGAACGGATTGTTCAGTTTGTTTAAGTGAGTttcaagatgatgacatgttgaGATTGTTGCCAAAATGTAACCATGCATTTCATATACCGTGTATTGATACGTGGTTAAGATCACATACAAACTGCCCTCTTTGTCGTGCTGGTGTGTTGTCTAATAGTTTGAGTGCGGTTTTGAGTCCTGATGATAGGAGTTTTTCTCGAAGGACTGGATCAAATCGACTTACTACTTACCAAATCGAGAATGATAGTGATTTGGATAGGAATCATGTGCAAGAATCTAGTGAAGTTTTTGAAGATATAGATGATTCAAAGAGTGAATATGAGTCGGTAACGGCGGGAGGAAGATCATTTTCCATGGATTATTCAACAGCAGTTGATGCTGAGATTGTTGTTGGGGAAGTTGAAG GATTTATTGGCGATTCGCCACGTGTAACAGTTGCCCAATGGTTGATAAAGTTAGTCATCGTGAATCCATCCGCGACTTTGTGTGATATGGACACAGCCACTGCGACCCCACCACACGAAAAATGGGTCAGTTGGGCCTCTAGCATATTTGGACTGGATTTATTAAAAGCACAACGAAGCCCATTAGgaataagtttgttaattattGTTTCATCTACGTTTCTTTTGAGAATGAATTCATTGAGTGATATGTCAATAGAAGCTTCTAAGAATTCAATTCCTTCATCATTGCAATTGATGTAA
- the LOC122609571 gene encoding uncharacterized protein LOC122609571 isoform X1, translating to MAILSKGISYSRLFLRNLHSKNVSTSSHIPKTFKDDTMRFLKTSSSRTTFQARRGFCDRSGNQESPDSQPPSSPPSHLSSHWGKWTTGIGLTMIIPFLQFKEDVDLVIETAEEIIDVIEVVAEAVDTVAEKIANDLPEGNKIKTNMLLVEEVAEKIAGKAEKVIEIIDEVQAAEQKLNPVIKPVKELTQAAPSETS from the exons ATGGCGATATTATCTAAGGGTATTTCTTACAGTCGTTTATTTTTGAGAAACCTTCACTCGAAAAATGTCTCGACATCTTCTCATATACCAAAAACCTTTAAAGACGACACGATGCGTTTTCTTAAGACATCTAGCTCAAGGACCACGTTCCAAGCACGACGGGGATTTTGTGATCGAAGTGGCAATCAAGAATCGCCTGATTCTCAACCACCATCTTCTCCACCTTCTCATTTGAGCAGTCATTG GGGAAAATGGACAACTGGAATTGGGCTGACTATGATAATACCCTTTCTACAATTTAAAG AAGATGTAGATTTGGTCATTGAGACGGCTGAGGAAATAATAGATGTTATAGAAGTGGTGGCTGAAGCGGTGGACACGGTGGCTGAGAAGATCGCCAACGATCTTCCTGAGGGGAATAAGATCAAAACCAACATGTTGTTAGTTGAAGAAGTGGCAGAGAAAATCGCCGGAAAAGCTGAAAAAGTTATAGAAATCATCGATGAG GTTCAAGCAGCGGAGCAAAAGTTGAATCCAGTTATCAAACCAGTGAAAGAATTAACCCAAGCGGCTCCTTCGGAAACAAGTTGA
- the LOC122608350 gene encoding flavonol 3-sulfotransferase-like, translating to MEEICNTLPQHTSGWSKERLTLYKYQGYWNVRELVEGAIMAQKTFKAKPNNLFLCSCPKTGTTWLKALAFSILTRETFNASNTTHPLLTTMPHDCVPFLEQDLKKIQDNQIKNSDALQLVATHLPYASLPQTILASNCKIVYIYRNVKDVIVSNFHFIKEAFKIPKEEASFEDALGEYCQGISLSGPYWDHILGYWRASMERPETVLFLKYEDMKSDTTSNVKRLAGFLGYPFSIQEENAGVVDNIVKLCSFENLSNLEVNKSGKHRSEEGYEIENRIFFRKAKDGDWENYFTYEMKEKIDKLVEEKMIGTGLVLK from the coding sequence ATGGAAGAAATCTGTAACACACTTCCTCAACACACTTCTGGTTGGTCTAAAGAAAGGTTAACCTTGTATAAGTATCAAGGATATTGGAACGTTCGAGAACTCGTCGAAGGAGCCATTATGGCTCAAAAAACCTTCAAGGCTAAGCCAAATAATTTGTTCTTGTGTAGTTGCCCCAAAACTGGCACTACTTGGCTAAAGGCCTTGGCGTTTTCCATTTTAACTCGAGAAACGTTTAATGCGTCAAATACTACTCATCCTTTGCTCACAACCATGCCTCATGATTGTGTCCCTTTCCTAGAGCAAGAccttaaaaaaattcaagacaACCAAATAAAAAACTCGGATGCCCTCCAACTCGTGGCCACACATCTTCCTTATGCTTCTTTGCCACAAACAATCTTAGCTTCAAATTGTAAGATTGTTTACATATATAGGAATGTAAAAGATGTAATAGTTTCTAATTTCCATTTCATAAAAGAAGCTTTCAAAATACCGAAAGAAGAGGCTTCCTTTGAAGACGCATTGGGTGAGTATTGTCAGGGCATTTCATTGTCTGGACCATATTGGGATCATATTTTGGGCTATTGGAGAGCAAGCATGGAAAGGCCTGAAACCGTTTTATTCTTGAAATATGAAGATATGAAGAGCGATACTACGAGTAATGTGAAAAGGCTAGCGGGGTTTCTTGGATATCCTTTTTCAATCCAAGAAGAAAATGCAGGTGTGGTTGATAACATCGTAAAGTTGTGTAGTTTTGAGAATCTGAGCAATTTAGAAGTGAACAAGAGTGGAAAACATCGTTCAGAAGAAGGTTATGAGATTGAAAACCGAATTTTTTTCAGGAAGGCTAAAGATGGAGATTGGGAAAACTACTTCACATAtgagatgaaagaaaagatagaCAAATTGGTAGAAGAGAAAATGATTGGCACCGGTTTAGTGTTGAAGTAA
- the LOC122609581 gene encoding uncharacterized protein LOC122609581: MSSTISRFIWVDAMLSPNKTTDKSLLLKPMLRKPFLKNKEVARNLHGNSLRSLHYLSMSSMNMHTSNFVRQSNNISPPPEAPLPSGSPSGSLRNWIVGMVLTFILPFFTHKWGSLLLLKNKVDKNIETTEHVVKDIESVAERVDKVLDSITDDLPNDSKLKKALVALDEIVEGVAKGAHVADDIIIKVEEAKGKIESLIEKENSKRVEIHQVDEDKEDQEITTQEENDEEDKQD; this comes from the exons ATGTCTTCAACTATCTCGAGATTCATTTGGGTTGATGCTATGTTATCTCCAAATAAAACGACCGACAAATCTCTTTTGTTAAAACCGATGTTGCGAAAACCTTTCTTGAAGAACAAGGAAGTTGCACGGAATTTGCATGGTAATAGTTTGAGGAGCTTGCATTACTTGAGCATGTCGTCGATGAATATGCATACATCTAATTTTGTGAGACAAAGCAACAACATTAGTCCTCCACCTGAAGCTCCTCTTCCTTCTGGCTCTCCTTCTGGTtcttt AAGAAATTGGATTGTGGGAATGGTATTGACATTCATTTTACCCTTTTTCACCCATAAATGGGGCTCATTGCTTCTACTCAAAA ATAAAGTCGATAAGAACATAGAAACAACAGAGCATGTAGTAAAAGATATAGAAAGTGTTGCGGAAAGAGTTGATAAAGTGCTTGATAGCATTACCGATGATCTTCCAAATGATAGCAAACTCAAGAAAGCTTTGGTAGCTCTCGACGAAATAGTTGAAGGGGTTGCTAAAGGTGCTCATGTAGCGGATGATATCATCATTAAG GTGGAAGAAGCTAAAGGTAAGATAGAGTCGTTGATTGAGAAGGAAAATTCGAAGAGGGTTGAGATTCATCAAGTAGATGAAGACAAAGAGGACCAAGAAATTACTACGCAAGAAGAAAATGACGAAGAAGATAAACAAGATTAA
- the LOC122609571 gene encoding uncharacterized protein LOC122609571 isoform X2 codes for MAILSKGISYSRLFLRNLHSKNVSTSSHIPKTFKDDTMRFLKTSSSRTTFQARRGFCDRSGNQESPDSQPPSSPPSHLSSHWGKWTTGIGLTMIIPFLQFKDVDLVIETAEEIIDVIEVVAEAVDTVAEKIANDLPEGNKIKTNMLLVEEVAEKIAGKAEKVIEIIDEVQAAEQKLNPVIKPVKELTQAAPSETS; via the exons ATGGCGATATTATCTAAGGGTATTTCTTACAGTCGTTTATTTTTGAGAAACCTTCACTCGAAAAATGTCTCGACATCTTCTCATATACCAAAAACCTTTAAAGACGACACGATGCGTTTTCTTAAGACATCTAGCTCAAGGACCACGTTCCAAGCACGACGGGGATTTTGTGATCGAAGTGGCAATCAAGAATCGCCTGATTCTCAACCACCATCTTCTCCACCTTCTCATTTGAGCAGTCATTG GGGAAAATGGACAACTGGAATTGGGCTGACTATGATAATACCCTTTCTACAATTTAAAG ATGTAGATTTGGTCATTGAGACGGCTGAGGAAATAATAGATGTTATAGAAGTGGTGGCTGAAGCGGTGGACACGGTGGCTGAGAAGATCGCCAACGATCTTCCTGAGGGGAATAAGATCAAAACCAACATGTTGTTAGTTGAAGAAGTGGCAGAGAAAATCGCCGGAAAAGCTGAAAAAGTTATAGAAATCATCGATGAG GTTCAAGCAGCGGAGCAAAAGTTGAATCCAGTTATCAAACCAGTGAAAGAATTAACCCAAGCGGCTCCTTCGGAAACAAGTTGA